The genomic region GAAATTTACTGGATCTACTTCAAACGTAGTTCATTTAAAAAAGCCCAAAATTCTATTTGAAATAGAGTTACATAAGTAAGTTTTGTGGGTGACAGATGAGCGACGTGTTAaaatctttgtttctttttttttttccttcagggtactaaagagagaaaaattttCCCATAATTTGACTAATTAGTTCTATTCGAATGAGACTTTCATTTCCCAGATTGTTACGAATAGCATAAACTACTGGTCAATGGTTCCATGTGCCCCTGAACAATTCTCAGATTCTGCTGAAAGAAACAGATCAGAAAGAAAGTCTTAACGTATCTGTCGTGTAGGTATTGTCTCCCTCCTTGTGGGGTTCCATGAATAAAACTCAATCATTCAAACTAGGCAAATCCAAAAAGAAACGCCAAGAAAATTGTTCACAAAACACTTTCAATCTACCTAGCTATAGTAGTTTTGCCATTACCACTATCAACTGTGAATAGAATAAACCTATCTTTCCTCTACAAATTTGCTCATCATTCCTTTTTTCCCCCGGCAATATTAATATGGCAGTGATGAGGTAATGTACAATAtgaaaaattcttaaataagATAGTTATCATAGAATGAAGGGTACTTAATGAAAGAACTGGCTGGCTTTTGAAACATACCTTCTTCATGTTATAAGCCATGTGTTTTGAGCTAAACTTCTCCAAACTATCATAAGTTCTCCTGGCACAGCGGAAGGCATGTACTTGCATGAATCCAGGCATGTCAGAAACCAAAACCTTCACCTGAAGAAATGCAATCACTGATGACAAGTTTGTTTCGACGTGAGACACAGACTTCCTTCCTTCAACAAGCTTTgcttctcctcctcctcctccacCCCCAActccttctttttctatttttctcgGGCCAGCCTGCTCTATAGTATGACaattttccaatttctttAACAACGAACTCTGTGAAACAGGCTTGATATTTGCCACTGCAGCTGGCTCGGATTTTGGCTTGTGACTTTTAGTACTGGACCAGTAGAAAGTGCTCAAGAAACCTTTCTTCAGCTTATTCTCTTTGGTAGCCATTAATTTCTTTAGactccctttctctctcagAAAGGTGGTAATGTTCTATTCTGTTATAAGTGAAGGTGCAGGTAGATATAATGTGAGCAGGGGAGGTGTTTGGGAATCATTAGCAAAAAGGAat from Theobroma cacao cultivar B97-61/B2 chromosome 9, Criollo_cocoa_genome_V2, whole genome shotgun sequence harbors:
- the LOC18588729 gene encoding uncharacterized protein LOC18588729, giving the protein MATKENKLKKGFLSTFYWSSTKSHKPKSEPAAVANIKPVSQSSLLKKLENCHTIEQAGPRKIEKEGVGGGGGGGEAKLVEGRKSVSHVETNLSSVIAFLQVKVLVSDMPGFMQVHAFRCARRTYDSLEKFSSKHMAYNMKKEFDKVYGPAWHCIVGSNFGSFVTHSTGCFLYFSMEKLYILVFKTKVQRVAN